The genome window CATATTGGAAAAAGATACGAATTAAATCTTGATAAGACCATTCATTGACAACTGTTTTTGCTGTCAATTCTTGTTCTTGATCCATTCGCATATCCAGTGCAGCATCTTGGTGATAACTAAAACCACGTTCTCTCTCGTCTAGTTGAGGGGAAGAAACGCCTAGATCATACAAAATCCCATCAACCGCTTCGATACCACGCTCATTTAATGCTTCTTTCATATCGCGAAAATTGGCTTTAATAAAAGTCACTTTATCGCTATAATCTGCTAGTTTAATTTTTGCATTATCAATCGCTGTTTGATCTTGGTCAAATGCAAATAAATGCCCTTTTTCATTAAGCTTATTTAGTAAATACTCGGAGTGACCTGCGCCGCCAAGTGTTGCATCGACATAGATTCCGTCTGGTTTTACTTCAAGCATATCGACTGTTTCATGTAGTAGTACGGTTTCGTGCTTAAACATGCATTTCCCCCCTTAAATATCAAAGCCAATCATATTTTCGGCTAAATCAGCAAAAGATTCTTCTGCCTCATTAAAGACATCATCCCACTCTGATTTACTCCAAATCTCAATACGACTTGAAACTCCAATAATTACTGTTTCTTTTTCCAAATCCGCATACTGTAGTAAGTTGGATGGAATATTAATCCGACCTTGTTTGTCTAGTTCACATTCAGACGCACCGGAAAAGAAGAAACGTGTAAAGGAACGAGCATCTTTCTTAGTAAGTGGTAAGGTTTGGAGCTTTTCTTCAAGCTTTTTCCATTCCTCTTGTGGATAAGCAAATAAACACTTATCAAGTCCTCGGGTTATAACAAAATTATCCCCCAAAAGCTCACGGAATTTAGCTGGCACAATTAATCTGCCCTTTATATCGATGTTGTGTTGATATTCTCCCATGAACATTAGACTTCACCCACTTTCATACATACCACTTTACCACATCTCCCCACTTCGCACCACCGAAAACCTAAAAAAGTGCAAAAAAAAATCATTCCAGCCAAAGCATAGAATGATTAAACCCTTATTTAAAGCCATTTTATCCTAATTCAATTCTTAAAAAACAATGTGGGGCTTGGTGGAGGGATTCCCCACTTTGAACCAAAATTCATTTTACTAACACTTTTTCCCAACCAGATTTTAATGCCACCGCTGAGAACACTATACTTAAAATACCAAGAATAATCGTGAAAGCTCCCATGCCATATTTGCCAATAAATGGTGCAAATACTAAACTTACAGAACCAATCATTTTACCAATTTGGAAAATAATACCATTAAACGCCATGTAGGCCCCACGCTTGTCATCATCAACAATTGCCGCTAAAATAGTTTGGCGTGTTGGTACATAAAGTAATTCACCAATCGAAAGCACCATCGTTGCCAAAAGTAAAACAGCTAGATTATTTGCGAAGGCGCAAACTGCAAACCCAAGTGCAAACAAAGTAAACCCTACATACATAATAGGTTGCTGCGCCCTTTTAGTCACAAATCTCGCAATTGGTACGGTAAAAAGTACAATAAATAAAGTATTCACAGCAGTTAACACACTCACTATTTGTACTCCATTGAGCGAAATATTTCCAAGTGGCCCCAAATGCACAAGTAACACTTTCACATCTTCTGCTAAACGAACCGAAATGTAGTTGCTCCGTTGAAACTCAATCGACATGATAGCAATTCCACCAATAGTATATAGAAGAAAACGATAATCATGTAATACTTGTCCATAATTTTTAAGCATTCCCATTAGTCCATATGACCCTTTTTGAGGCAATGCTTTTTGCTGTAACGTCTCGGAAATTAAGCTTATAGTAAGCCACGCCGTAACAAATGACATGATAAAAAGGACAACTAATAGCGGAAACAGATAATCTACAAAAAACCACCCCCCCACCATAATTCCAATCATGATCGATAAATTATTCGCCCAATAACTAACGGAATACATAAATGAACGGTTCTCTGGGGTACTTACATCAATCAACATCGCTTCTCCAGCTGGATTAATCAACCCCTGAGCTACCCCAATAATAAGTAACATTACAAAAGTTATCCACGGAGAATGAAACATGGGAGAATTGCATAGCACCATCCCAAGAAACGCAAACACTTTAAGCAGTTCTCCGGTGACCATTAATTTCTTACGTCCAATAATATCCGCTAGATGTCCACCGTACATGCCAGCAAGAAATTGCGCTAATACATTAATCATCAAGAGAAAGCCAGCGACACTACTATTAATCTCCATTGAAAAATAAATTGCCATAAAAGGAAAAATCATTGAACCAATTACTTTACTCAAAAACTGAATTAATATCCGTGCGCGAATATTCGGGTGTAACTCTCTAAACATGACATTCCCTCCATTTGCAATTTTTCTGACTTCTCTGCTAGTATAAAAGGGATACATAAATATAAAAAGGGTATTCATTTTCATATATTGTCCCCTTTTAGAACGGAGCTGTGCTATGGATAAAGATTATTTCACTATGCGCGCGCATTTATACAATATAACTACCGATTTAGAAGTGCCTTTCAAATTAAATGATGTGGCAAATATTTGGTTTTGTACGACTAAAAATGCCAAGCGTAAATTGCAACAATATCAGGCGAAAAAAATGCTTACTTATCTTCCTGGATTAGGCCGTGGAAATGTTTCACGGATTATTTTCCCTAAACAGTTAGAACTAGAGGTTCTTGACGTTTTGGAACAAAGTTTGGCTGAAGATGCATTTAGCAATATTTTATTTTTGCTACAATTGCCTATCCCTAAAAGCTGGTTCACAAGTATTTCTACCGAAATTCAACAAATGTTCGGTTTGCAAGTAACAGAGAATCAACAAGAAGTTCTGCGCTCTATCGTTCGTCGCAAGCTCACTACCTTAGATCCACTTCAAACTTCTGTATCCATGGAAGCTTTTCTCATCACCCAAATTAGTGACTCTCTCGTCAAATATGATGAAAAGAAAAAGAGAATTATACCTCATATAGCACACCACTGGAAAGTTTCTGATGATTTTACGGAATGGACATTTTATTTACGAAAAAGTGTTTTATTTCATCATGGACGCACGCTTGATAGTGAGGATGTAAAGTACACCTTGATGCGTTCTATGCAAGCAGAATCGGTTTCTTTCTGGCAATTACAGGATATTCAATCCATCTACTGTCCTAATAAATTCACGCTCTCCATTCAGTTAAAAAAAACTGACCCTTTTTTCATTCGTTATTTATGCACAGCGAATATGGCTATTTTACCGCGTGATATTATTTTTGATGAATATAAATGGATTTCTACTGGTCCCTTTCGAGTTGCAGAGCGGAATGACGAGCGCTTGATCTTAGAAGCCTTTGATGGATATTTTCTCGAGAGACCGATTCTTGATCGAGTAGAATTTTGGACCGTCCAAACTGGAAACAATTTAAAAACCATTCCAATGCAGTTCACTTCCGTTGATTACGAGGAAAATCCCGCCTATGTGGAACGTCGTAAACCTGGTGTTGGCGTTAATTTTATTTGTTTCAATACGCACCGAAATGGCACCCCGCAACATCCGGCATTTCGAGAGGCAATCTACCATCTCATCGATTGTCAAAAAGCAAGTGATCAACATTTCGAAAACTATGGTACAGTCGCATCTAACTATTACCCTGAAAAATCCCTTCCACCTAAAAAACATCCTGAGAAAATCACTACTTTATTAAAAACAGCAAACTACCAAGGTGAAAAAGTTGTTTTTGGAACTACCCAACACCCTACCGCTGTAAAAGAGTCCAAGTGGATCCAAGAGCAAGCTGTCAAATTCGGAATTAACTTAGAAAGAAAAATCATTTCGCATCAGGAAGCTTCCTATTCCAATGTTCCAGCAGAAGAAACCGACTTCATGATGATGGGAGAAATCCCAGCATCAGATGACGAAATGGCCTATTTAGATTTTTTAAATAACCCCTATCTGTTGCCGCAACAACTTTTCAATCAAGTAATTATCAAAGAACTTACGGAAAAACTGGTTGCATTTAAAAAAGAGAAAGACGCCTCCAAAAGAGACGCCTTACAAACGAGTATTGATAGCTGGCTAACAGAAAATCATTATTTAATTTACTTGCATCATCCGGAAAAAAGCCAATCGCTTCATTCAATGATAAAAGGAATTGCAGAAAATCCTTATGGTTATTTTGATTTAAGCAAAGTGTGGATTGAAACAAGCCCGCTTAAAACATTAAAACCAGACTATAAACAATCCCATAGAGGTAAAGCGCCACATACAATAAAGCAAAAATGAAGAAGCACAGGCGCCAGTATCCACGAAGGATTTTTCGGAATTGAATCTCGCCTTCTTTCTTTGCAGCCGTAACAACAATTACAATACCTAAAATAAATAAAAATAATAAAATATATAATAAGAACGAGCGATTAAATAGCACAATCATGAAAAAATGAACAGCAATAATCAAGAAAATAGTAGATAAGTCAGCGGCTAACATAATTCTCCGCTGGCTTTTCTTCAGTTTGAAACTGGAAAAAAACATCGTCAAAATAAATACCACAACTGGTAAAATAATAATTATTGCTGTTGAATTAGTTAACCAATCAAACATCACTTTCTCCTTCCAACCCTTTAATTAGATGATATAACGCATGAAGCGTAGGAAGTGACTCCCCTTTTTCTAAAATTGGCAGCACGATTCCATCAATTTCTGTCATTCGATTATTCATTCGGTCAAGAGCCATCGAAGAAAAATTAGTAGCTGTCACTTGGCAGATTACTTCCACTTTTTCTAAAGCATTTTCTACTGGCAAAACCGTTTGTATTTCTTTTACAATCGTCTTTAATAATTCATGCCATTCTTTATTTTCAAGAAGCTTTCCATTTTGGACTTGAAGAACAGCTGTGAGTGGATTAATTACTGCATTAATAAATAATTTTTCATTTATAATGTCTAAGTAACTAGCATGCTTTTCAACTGGAAAATCTGGATTTGAATCTAATATTTTTATTACAGCCTCATTTAACTCGCCTTGGTAAATACTATACTTTGTTCGGCCATGACCACGCCAAATGACTGTTGTATCATCTTCCCGCCCCGCCCCGTGTTCGCTAATACCTAGCAAAATAGTTCGTTTATTACCGAGTAGCGGCATGCTATCTAAATGCGCCGCTCCGTTTTGGATGAATAATAACGGCACTTGTTCAGGTATCGACCGTAACAGTGGCAAAATGGTTTTTAGTGAGTATTGTTTAACTGCGATAATTAATAATTCTTGTTCTGATAACTTTTCAGCATCTGTTATTACTGTGGCTTGTATATGTATATTTTTTAATTCGGAATTATCTTTTAAAGAAAGTCCTTTTTGATTTAATAAATCGCTTTGTTCTTTTCTCCGCGTAAAAAGAGTGAGCTCAGATGTATCAGCAAAATTTGCTGCGTATAAAAGCCCCATCGCTCCTGCTCCAATAATTCCTACTTTTAGTTGGTTCGCCATTTAGTTCAGCTCCATATTGGTTAATGCTTTTATTTTATCAGAAGTAGCATTCTTTTGCACTTCTGTACGCAAACAAAAACCTCGAAAGACCCATGGCGTCTTTCGAGGTTCGTCTTCAACAGGTGAAACGTCACCTATTTTTAGCAATATTAGCTGTTTGCTACATCTTTGCCATCATATTGTCCACATTCTGGGCATACGTGATGGGAAAGTCTGTATTCGCCGCAATTCGAGCATTCGTTCATGCCCGGAAGTTGAAGTTTAACGTGTGTACGACGCTTACGCTTTTTGGCTTTTGAAGTTCTTCTAAAAGGTACTGCCATTTCCTTACACCTCCTTGACGATAACTAAGTACTTGTATCGTTAATCTAAGAAAAATAAATTCCTTAATATATTCCAGCTTCACGGGGAGTTTAGTCTTCTTTTTTCTCATCGAAAAAATTGGCTAATCCCGCAAGACGAGGATCCACTTTTGGTTCTTTTGCTATTTGTTCTAGTAGATTGCCTTCTTCTGTTTTCATTTCCCATTCTTTGCCTCGTGGAAGGTTACTCATTTCGAGTGCGTCTTCACTGAAAACTTGCATCGGAATTTCAACAAGTAAAAGTTCTTCTACTACAGGGGTTAAATCGACCATATCCTGTTCCATCACATGCCAAGATTCATCTAGAACTTGTTCTTTGGATTTCACAAAGGTTTCCGTCGCATGCACTTCATAAGGATAAATAACATCCTCAAGCGTACGAGCACATGGAAGTGTCCACTCGCCTCTCATAGTCAGGTTAGCGGTAACTTCTTCTGGGTGTACAATAAGTTCCCCAGTTACTTGTACGGGGCTTGCATCACGAACGTCTATATTGTTCTCTTGAAAGAACTTTTTTAGGTCAGCTTTTTCATTAATCGTGAAGTTGCTGTCACGATATTTTTTCAATTGACTGATAGACCATTTCATCCTACATCACTCCAAGCGCAACACAAAATATTATAGCTTTTTTAAAGGCTTTTGTCAATGGTTTTTCGGGGACCAAAACTACCGGTTGAATTTTATGCTAAAATAGATTATCTAAAGGAGGGAACCGAAATGAAAGCAACTGGAATTGTGGTGGAATATAACCCTTTTCATAATGGGCACAAACTACATTTAAATAAAGCGCGCGAGTTAACTCAAGCAGATGTGGTGATTGCGGTAATGAGTGGCTCGTTTGTACAGCGCGGCGAACCAGCAATTATTCCAAAATGGGAACGTGCGAAGATGGCGCTCTCGGCTGGTGTTGACATGGTTGTTGAACTCCCTGTCTCGTTCGCGACACAGCATGCGACGATTTTTGCAGAAGAAGCAGTTCGTATTTTAGATGCCATTCATATAGATACGCTGTTTTTTGGCAGTGAACATGGAGTTGCGGAAGATTTTACACTCGCGGCGAAAAAAGTAGTCGAAAACGAAGCCCATTTCAATGAGACAATTCAGCTTGCGTTAGTTGATAAGAAAACTTCTTATGCGAGAGCTTATACGGAAACTTTTAAAAAGTTATTCGGCGCAGACTTGTTAGATGTTTCTAAACCAAATAACATTCTCGGTTTCCACTACGCGCTTGCCGTCCAGAAACAAAACCCGTCCATTTCCCTTCAAACCATTCCTCGTGAACATGCAGAATACCATGACGAGGAAGCGAGCCATGACCAAATCGCAAGTGCGACCGCGATTCGAAAATTAATACTTGCTGGGGAGTTAGAAGAAGCTAGCCACTATCTCCCTGCTTCTTCTATAGATATTTTACGCAATTATGAGGGGCCATTTTTATCGTGGAAAGATTATTGGTCATTCCTGCAATATCGGTTAATTCAAGCCGGCTCAGAAGAACTGGAAGGAATTCGCGGCGTTAGTGAAGGAATTCAAAACCGGATGCAGCAAGCAGCGACTAAAGCGCAAAACTTCTCTGATTTTATAGAATTAACCAAAACAAAGCGATACAGTAATGCACGATTACAACGAACGGCTTTACAAATTTTATTAAATGCAAGGAGTCAAACTAGCTCCCCTTACATCCGAATACTCGGCATGAATAAAACGGGGCAACAATATTTATCGCTTCATAAGAAAAATATTTCTCTTCCTATTGTTACGACTGTTTCCAAAGCACCAGCTGGGCTTTTAGAGGAGGAATTACGTGCGACAAACATTTATACGCTGGCAAAAGGACTGGAAAATTATCAAGCTGGCGACTTTCATATTCCACCAATTTTAACCTTGTAATCTTTACAAGGTTTTTGGTTGACTTTTATGGAGCTATTTTGCTAAGATGTTTGTCCGACTCAAAAAACAGGAGGTATGTGTATGGTACAAGAATATATTCGATTAAGAGGAGCGCGTGAAAACAATCTCCAAAATATTTCGCTAGATATCCCCAAACGAAAAATCACTATTTTTACTGGTGTATCTGGTTCCGGGAAATCTTCTATTGTATTTGAAACTATTGCCACGGAATCGCAAAGACAGTTAAACGAAACATACAGCGCCTATCTTCGTAATTTCCTTCCGAAGTATACGCAGCCGGACGCAGATTCAATTGAAAACCTCTCCACCTCTGTTATTATTGATCAAAAACGACTTGGCGGTAATTCCCGCTCCACCCTTGGTACCATTACGGATATTAATTCGATTTTGCGATTACTTTTCTCGCGTGTCGGCAAGCCTAGTATCGGGACAGCAAATTTATTTTCTTTTAACGACCCTGCTGGTATGTGTCCTGATTGTCACGGTGTTGGTCAAAAAGTTTCGGTTGATTTAGTCAAATTACTTGATCCAAATAAATCGCTCAAAGAAGGCGCCATCTTATTTCCGACGTTTTCGGTAGATTCATGGTACTGGAATTCCTATGCTTATTCCGGCTTTTTTGATGTGAATAAAAAAATAAAAGATTATACTGACGAAGAATACGATATGTTGTTACATGGGAAAGATATTAAAGTTTTCCTAGAAACACCCATGGGAAGCATGAACGCTACATATGAAGGGTTGATTCCAAAATTCAATCGTTTGTATATTCAAAAAGAAGGCGAAATGTCTGCCTCTACTAAAAAACGCGTGGATAAATTCACCCATATTGCGCCTTGTACAACATGTGAAGGCACGAGACTTTCCGCACAAGCATTATCTTGTAAAATAAATGGCGCAAATATCGCCGACTTCACAGCGATGCAATTAGATGAATTAAAAGATATGATTGCGCGTATTGATGACCCTATCGCTGCTCCAATGGTCAAAAGTGTCACAGAGCGATTGCAACATTTGATTGATATTGGTCTTGGTTATATGACACTTGACCGCCAAACTGCTTCTCTTTCTGGTGGTGAATCGCAACGTGTCAAGATGATTCGTCATTTGAATAGTAGCTTGACTGATCTGCTTTACATTTTCGATGAACCGAGTATTGGTCTTCATCCACGGGATGTTCATCGCCTAAATGAATTACTTGTAAAATTGCGAGACAAAGGCAATACGATTCTCGTTGTGGAACATGACCCAGATGTGATCAAAATTGCCGACCATGTTGTCGATGTCGGTCCGCACGCAGGGAAACATGGCGGTGAGATTCAGTTCGTCGGAAGTTACACAGATTTGCTGAAATCGGACACATTGACTGGTCAGTTCCTCAATCGCCATTTACCGATCAATAGCAAACCACGACAACCAAAAGGCTTTTTAACAACAGAAAAAAGTAGTCGTTTCAATTTAAAAAACATTCAAGCCAACATTCCAAAAGAAGTCCTTACCGTGATAACTGGCGTGGCTGGTTCAGGTAAGAGCACCTTGATTCATTCTGTTTTTCTAAAAGAATATCCAGACGCAATAGTGATTGACCAATCAGCCGCACATGCCAATATCCGCTCCAATCCCGCCACCTATACCGGCATAATGGACCCAATTCGAAAAGCATTTGGAAAAGAAAATGATGTTAGTCCATCGCTCTTTAGTTACAATTCCAAAGGCGCTTGCGAAAACTGTAAAGGACTTGGTTTCACGACAATGGATTTGGCTTTTATGGATTCGATTCGTACACCTTGCGAAGTCTGCCATGGCAAGCGATTCCAGGATTCTGTTTTGCAATATAAACTGAATGGTAAATCCATTAGTGATGTGTTAGAGCTAACTGTCTCAGAAGCACTCGATTTCTTTACGGACAAAAAAATCTTGAAGAAAATTGAGGCAATGGAAGAAGTAGGAATTGGTTATGTCACGCTTGGCCAAGCACTTAGCACCTTATCAGGCGGGGAATGCCAACGTTTAAAACTCGCCAATGAGCTTCATAAAAAAGGATCGATTTATATCATGGATGAACCTACAACTGGTCTTCATATGTCAGACATCGAACATATTTTGACGATCATTCACTCACTTGTAAATAAAGGAAATACGGTTATTGTGATAGAACATAATGTCGATATTATTCGAAATGCTGACTGGATTATTGACCTTGGTCCTGAAGGCGGAAGTGCTGGTGGACAAATTATCTTCGAAGGCGCTCCTCTTGATTTACTTGAAAATAAACAATCATTAACTGCCAAATATCTTTAATGAAAAAAGCCGTTTTGTCTGCTATAGACAAAACGGCTTTTTTATTGTAGTTTTTTTAAATAATCCACAGCATCTTGGAAAGTTTTAACTGGAACGATTTTCATGTTGGTGTCAATGTCTTTCGCTGTTTTGAATGCTGTATCGTAATTACTTTCGATACTTGGATCGCTTTTTTTCATTTCTTCAGTGATTGGATCATTTGGAGCAAAGAAAATCTTCGCGCCACTTTTATCTGCTGCAACAACCTTTTGATCAATTCCGCCGATTCTACCCACGGTTCCATCCGGATCAATCGTACCAGTTCCGGCGATTTTTTTGCCATCTGTAAGATCATTTTTTTGGAAACGACTGTAAATTTCTAAACTAAACATTAAACCAGCAGAAGGTCCGCCGATTTTTTCAGAGTCGATTTTCACGGTTGGATCTGCGGTGATTTTTTCATCATCCACAAGCGTGATACCGATTCCTGGAGTACCTTTTTTATCAATAGCTGTTAGTTTGATGTTGGCTTGTTCATTTTTGTCTCCGTGTTTGTAGTTAATTTTGACAGTATCTCCCACTTTTTTGCTATGGATATAATTAATAAATTCTTGGCTTGATTTAAACGCATTCCCATCAATTTCTGTGATTAGGTCGCCAGCGTGAAGGATATCCGCTGCTGGAACGTCGTCTTTTACGCTTAATACGTATACGCCATCATAAGTAACTTTGACTTCTTGTCCAGCTGCTTTATAAGCCACTTGAATGGCATTATTTTTGGATTCATTCATCATTTGCATTTGGCGAACATTGTATTCTTCGTCGCTTTCATTCTCGTATTTGATCTCGCTATCTTTTTCTAGCTCATGGTATGGCAAAAATTTAGCGGTCATATATGTATAAATATTTGCTTTTCCCATTGCAATCGTCACTAGACTGAGCGAACCGTCTTTTTTATTTGGATGGTTATCAACCGTAACGAGTGGTGCAAGTTCTTCGGTCCCACCAGGTTTTGAAATATAATACGGAACTGGAATAAAAAAGCCCGCTATAATAATAATTAACAGCACTATCGCCGTTATTTTTTTCCACTCTTTACGCATTTTTTGTCCATCTCCTACTTACTTGAATTTTGCTTG of Listeria monocytogenes contains these proteins:
- a CDS encoding 2-dehydropantoate 2-reductase encodes the protein MANQLKVGIIGAGAMGLLYAANFADTSELTLFTRRKEQSDLLNQKGLSLKDNSELKNIHIQATVITDAEKLSEQELLIIAVKQYSLKTILPLLRSIPEQVPLLFIQNGAAHLDSMPLLGNKRTILLGISEHGAGREDDTTVIWRGHGRTKYSIYQGELNEAVIKILDSNPDFPVEKHASYLDIINEKLFINAVINPLTAVLQVQNGKLLENKEWHELLKTIVKEIQTVLPVENALEKVEVICQVTATNFSSMALDRMNNRMTEIDGIVLPILEKGESLPTLHALYHLIKGLEGESDV
- a CDS encoding MDR family MFS transporter — translated: MFRELHPNIRARILIQFLSKVIGSMIFPFMAIYFSMEINSSVAGFLLMINVLAQFLAGMYGGHLADIIGRKKLMVTGELLKVFAFLGMVLCNSPMFHSPWITFVMLLIIGVAQGLINPAGEAMLIDVSTPENRSFMYSVSYWANNLSIMIGIMVGGWFFVDYLFPLLVVLFIMSFVTAWLTISLISETLQQKALPQKGSYGLMGMLKNYGQVLHDYRFLLYTIGGIAIMSIEFQRSNYISVRLAEDVKVLLVHLGPLGNISLNGVQIVSVLTAVNTLFIVLFTVPIARFVTKRAQQPIMYVGFTLFALGFAVCAFANNLAVLLLATMVLSIGELLYVPTRQTILAAIVDDDKRGAYMAFNGIIFQIGKMIGSVSLVFAPFIGKYGMGAFTIILGILSIVFSAVALKSGWEKVLVK
- a CDS encoding ATP-binding cassette domain-containing protein, producing MVQEYIRLRGARENNLQNISLDIPKRKITIFTGVSGSGKSSIVFETIATESQRQLNETYSAYLRNFLPKYTQPDADSIENLSTSVIIDQKRLGGNSRSTLGTITDINSILRLLFSRVGKPSIGTANLFSFNDPAGMCPDCHGVGQKVSVDLVKLLDPNKSLKEGAILFPTFSVDSWYWNSYAYSGFFDVNKKIKDYTDEEYDMLLHGKDIKVFLETPMGSMNATYEGLIPKFNRLYIQKEGEMSASTKKRVDKFTHIAPCTTCEGTRLSAQALSCKINGANIADFTAMQLDELKDMIARIDDPIAAPMVKSVTERLQHLIDIGLGYMTLDRQTASLSGGESQRVKMIRHLNSSLTDLLYIFDEPSIGLHPRDVHRLNELLVKLRDKGNTILVVEHDPDVIKIADHVVDVGPHAGKHGGEIQFVGSYTDLLKSDTLTGQFLNRHLPINSKPRQPKGFLTTEKSSRFNLKNIQANIPKEVLTVITGVAGSGKSTLIHSVFLKEYPDAIVIDQSAAHANIRSNPATYTGIMDPIRKAFGKENDVSPSLFSYNSKGACENCKGLGFTTMDLAFMDSIRTPCEVCHGKRFQDSVLQYKLNGKSISDVLELTVSEALDFFTDKKILKKIEAMEEVGIGYVTLGQALSTLSGGECQRLKLANELHKKGSIYIMDEPTTGLHMSDIEHILTIIHSLVNKGNTVIVIEHNVDIIRNADWIIDLGPEGGSAGGQIIFEGAPLDLLENKQSLTAKYL
- the rpmF gene encoding 50S ribosomal protein L32, which produces MAVPFRRTSKAKKRKRRTHVKLQLPGMNECSNCGEYRLSHHVCPECGQYDGKDVANS
- a CDS encoding SgrR family transcriptional regulator — its product is MDKDYFTMRAHLYNITTDLEVPFKLNDVANIWFCTTKNAKRKLQQYQAKKMLTYLPGLGRGNVSRIIFPKQLELEVLDVLEQSLAEDAFSNILFLLQLPIPKSWFTSISTEIQQMFGLQVTENQQEVLRSIVRRKLTTLDPLQTSVSMEAFLITQISDSLVKYDEKKKRIIPHIAHHWKVSDDFTEWTFYLRKSVLFHHGRTLDSEDVKYTLMRSMQAESVSFWQLQDIQSIYCPNKFTLSIQLKKTDPFFIRYLCTANMAILPRDIIFDEYKWISTGPFRVAERNDERLILEAFDGYFLERPILDRVEFWTVQTGNNLKTIPMQFTSVDYEENPAYVERRKPGVGVNFICFNTHRNGTPQHPAFREAIYHLIDCQKASDQHFENYGTVASNYYPEKSLPPKKHPEKITTLLKTANYQGEKVVFGTTQHPTAVKESKWIQEQAVKFGINLERKIISHQEASYSNVPAEETDFMMMGEIPASDDEMAYLDFLNNPYLLPQQLFNQVIIKELTEKLVAFKKEKDASKRDALQTSIDSWLTENHYLIYLHHPEKSQSLHSMIKGIAENPYGYFDLSKVWIETSPLKTLKPDYKQSHRGKAPHTIKQK
- a CDS encoding YceD family protein; the encoded protein is MKWSISQLKKYRDSNFTINEKADLKKFFQENNIDVRDASPVQVTGELIVHPEEVTANLTMRGEWTLPCARTLEDVIYPYEVHATETFVKSKEQVLDESWHVMEQDMVDLTPVVEELLLVEIPMQVFSEDALEMSNLPRGKEWEMKTEEGNLLEQIAKEPKVDPRLAGLANFFDEKKED
- the mraZ gene encoding division/cell wall cluster transcriptional repressor MraZ, whose translation is MFMGEYQHNIDIKGRLIVPAKFRELLGDNFVITRGLDKCLFAYPQEEWKKLEEKLQTLPLTKKDARSFTRFFFSGASECELDKQGRINIPSNLLQYADLEKETVIIGVSSRIEIWSKSEWDDVFNEAEESFADLAENMIGFDI
- a CDS encoding SepM family pheromone-processing serine protease is translated as MRKEWKKITAIVLLIIIIAGFFIPVPYYISKPGGTEELAPLVTVDNHPNKKDGSLSLVTIAMGKANIYTYMTAKFLPYHELEKDSEIKYENESDEEYNVRQMQMMNESKNNAIQVAYKAAGQEVKVTYDGVYVLSVKDDVPAADILHAGDLITEIDGNAFKSSQEFINYIHSKKVGDTVKINYKHGDKNEQANIKLTAIDKKGTPGIGITLVDDEKITADPTVKIDSEKIGGPSAGLMFSLEIYSRFQKNDLTDGKKIAGTGTIDPDGTVGRIGGIDQKVVAADKSGAKIFFAPNDPITEEMKKSDPSIESNYDTAFKTAKDIDTNMKIVPVKTFQDAVDYLKKLQ
- a CDS encoding DUF3397 domain-containing protein; this translates as MFDWLTNSTAIIIILPVVVFILTMFFSSFKLKKSQRRIMLAADLSTIFLIIAVHFFMIVLFNRSFLLYILLFLFILGIVIVVTAAKKEGEIQFRKILRGYWRLCFFIFALLYVALYLYGIVYSLVLMF
- a CDS encoding nucleotidyltransferase; the protein is MKATGIVVEYNPFHNGHKLHLNKARELTQADVVIAVMSGSFVQRGEPAIIPKWERAKMALSAGVDMVVELPVSFATQHATIFAEEAVRILDAIHIDTLFFGSEHGVAEDFTLAAKKVVENEAHFNETIQLALVDKKTSYARAYTETFKKLFGADLLDVSKPNNILGFHYALAVQKQNPSISLQTIPREHAEYHDEEASHDQIASATAIRKLILAGELEEASHYLPASSIDILRNYEGPFLSWKDYWSFLQYRLIQAGSEELEGIRGVSEGIQNRMQQAATKAQNFSDFIELTKTKRYSNARLQRTALQILLNARSQTSSPYIRILGMNKTGQQYLSLHKKNISLPIVTTVSKAPAGLLEEELRATNIYTLAKGLENYQAGDFHIPPILTL